In Geopsychrobacter electrodiphilus DSM 16401, a single window of DNA contains:
- the sodX gene encoding nickel-type superoxide dismutase maturation protease, with amino-acid sequence MQTSNGKEIFLWLIRRRQRYRVTGASMQPLLVSEDEVLVDPRAYRRQAPRIGDIVIARHPSQAGLKIIKRVDAVREQGAYLLKGDNPDPAQNSPSLVPVQLILGRVTSRFASAS; translated from the coding sequence ATGCAGACAAGCAATGGCAAAGAGATCTTTTTGTGGCTGATCAGGCGGCGGCAGCGCTACCGGGTGACGGGAGCCTCCATGCAGCCCCTGCTCGTATCCGAGGATGAGGTTCTGGTCGATCCGCGTGCCTATCGGCGTCAAGCGCCACGCATCGGAGATATCGTCATTGCCCGGCACCCCAGCCAGGCCGGCCTGAAGATCATCAAGCGGGTTGACGCTGTGCGTGAGCAGGGAGCTTATCTGCTGAAGGGGGACAATCCCGACCCGGCGCAGAACAGCCCCAGCCTGGTCCCCGTCCAATTGATTCTGGGGCGCGTTACCAGCCGTTTTGCTTCTGCATCATAA
- a CDS encoding 4a-hydroxytetrahydrobiopterin dehydratase: MTLLADKICQACREGAPLATREDIATYMSQLPGWQIFGVEGINHLEKTYKFKNFKQALEFTNKVGAIAEQEKHHPAILTEWGKVKVSWWTHKIAGLHDNDFIMAAKTDLIC, encoded by the coding sequence ATGACATTGTTAGCTGACAAGATCTGCCAGGCGTGCAGAGAGGGTGCCCCGTTGGCGACTCGGGAAGATATCGCGACCTACATGTCCCAGCTTCCAGGCTGGCAAATATTCGGCGTTGAAGGCATCAATCATTTGGAAAAAACCTATAAATTCAAAAACTTCAAGCAAGCTCTCGAATTTACCAACAAGGTCGGAGCCATCGCCGAACAGGAAAAGCATCATCCGGCCATCCTGACAGAATGGGGAAAAGTTAAAGTCTCCTGGTGGACGCACAAAATAGCCGGGCTGCATGACAATGACTTTATCATGGCGGCAAAAACCGATTTAATCTGCTGA
- a CDS encoding response regulator, producing MNLSKLRNFFFGTLRGQLILSVALVHAVMMTLFILDLSLRQRTLLHEQRQREAKGIALTLSTSAASWLEAYDTAGLQELVETQRRNPDLKFAILTGRDGQIFAHTDKARKGEFLLDLPQSPRQKIISDTPDLVDIAAPAMLAGQHVGWVRVGLGNKTSLKQLAAIILNGTFYAFVAILVGAFIAWRMGLRLTRRLYVVQATTSAVQSGNRTARCDVTGSDEAAQLGRDFNLMLDSLADVDSSLRQSEARYKSLFDESPVAIWEEDLSIVKSRINALRSSGISDLRAYFEQKPEEVAALAGQVQILAINQRSLELFGVESVEQITQNFPSYFTPASMQVFKEELLALIAGQKRFQAEAPYLNAQGEKLILDLSVVIQPDCDESLCRVLVSFRDITKIKQAEEEREVHAKQLRQTHKMEVIGTLAGGIAHDFNNLLAIIRGNLDIIQLKKKTGKSSEKNLEHIEIATTRAAELVKQILTFSRQEDNIIVPTNLTVAVTESIGLLRSTIPSTIEIISPVACPAIFINANMTQLQQVVINLCSNAVHAMGGNGRLRAGLEEVELDDHEIPDTPAQQAGHYARLSINDCGSGMDAATLAKIFDPFFTTKGVGKGTGMGLSVVHGIVEQFGGFIIVDSTLGQGTTFHLYFRTVKEAVSVADAETTEPLPHGTGRILFVDDEAQIASLSKELLESQGYQTMTTSSSIKALEIFKDNPDQFDLVITDQAMPEMTGLELTRELLKIRPDIPVILCSGYSATTTEEVAKGMGVREFCMKPLEAEQLFTVVKRVLAEAGRSVPSI from the coding sequence GTGAATCTCAGCAAGTTACGCAACTTTTTTTTCGGCACCCTGCGAGGGCAGCTGATCCTGAGTGTGGCTCTGGTTCACGCAGTCATGATGACCCTGTTTATTCTTGATCTGTCGCTGCGGCAACGCACCCTGCTGCACGAACAGCGGCAACGGGAGGCCAAGGGGATCGCACTGACCCTGTCCACCTCGGCGGCTTCGTGGCTGGAGGCATACGACACCGCAGGGCTGCAAGAGTTGGTTGAAACCCAACGCCGCAATCCTGATCTCAAATTTGCGATTCTGACCGGCAGGGACGGTCAGATTTTTGCGCATACGGACAAAGCCAGGAAGGGCGAGTTTTTGCTCGATCTGCCTCAATCACCGCGGCAAAAGATTATCAGCGACACACCCGACCTTGTCGATATCGCCGCCCCCGCCATGCTGGCTGGTCAACATGTGGGCTGGGTGCGCGTCGGCCTGGGCAATAAAACAAGCCTGAAGCAACTGGCCGCAATTATCCTGAACGGAACCTTCTATGCGTTCGTCGCAATTCTGGTCGGGGCCTTTATCGCCTGGCGCATGGGCTTACGCCTTACCCGGCGTCTTTACGTCGTCCAGGCGACAACCTCTGCGGTGCAGTCAGGCAACCGGACCGCCCGCTGCGACGTCACGGGCTCCGATGAAGCCGCACAACTGGGGCGGGATTTCAATCTTATGCTCGATTCTCTTGCAGATGTCGACTCCTCTTTAAGACAGAGCGAAGCGCGCTATAAGTCCTTGTTTGATGAATCGCCGGTGGCTATCTGGGAGGAGGATCTTTCTATTGTCAAATCCCGGATTAATGCGTTGCGCAGTTCAGGGATCAGTGACTTGCGGGCCTACTTTGAGCAAAAACCGGAAGAGGTCGCCGCGCTGGCGGGACAGGTCCAGATATTGGCAATTAATCAGCGCAGTTTGGAACTGTTCGGCGTCGAGAGTGTCGAGCAAATCACCCAGAACTTCCCCAGCTATTTCACGCCGGCCTCCATGCAAGTGTTCAAGGAGGAACTGTTGGCTTTGATCGCTGGCCAGAAGCGTTTCCAGGCCGAGGCCCCCTATTTAAATGCTCAAGGTGAGAAACTGATATTGGACTTATCCGTGGTCATACAGCCCGACTGTGATGAGAGCTTATGTCGTGTGCTGGTTTCATTCCGAGATATAACCAAGATCAAACAAGCCGAGGAAGAGAGGGAAGTGCATGCAAAACAACTGCGCCAGACACATAAGATGGAAGTCATCGGCACACTGGCAGGTGGTATTGCTCACGACTTCAACAATCTATTGGCGATTATCCGTGGGAATCTGGATATTATTCAACTTAAGAAAAAAACCGGAAAGTCATCAGAGAAGAACCTTGAGCATATAGAAATTGCCACAACACGGGCAGCAGAACTCGTGAAACAAATTCTGACCTTCAGTCGTCAGGAAGATAACATCATCGTACCGACCAACCTCACAGTTGCGGTTACCGAATCGATCGGCTTATTACGCTCGACGATTCCTTCCACGATTGAGATCATAAGCCCTGTTGCTTGTCCCGCAATTTTCATCAACGCCAATATGACGCAATTGCAGCAGGTTGTTATCAACCTGTGTAGTAATGCTGTGCATGCCATGGGGGGGAACGGGCGATTAAGAGCCGGCCTAGAAGAAGTAGAGCTTGACGACCATGAGATACCTGATACCCCCGCCCAGCAGGCAGGCCACTATGCCAGGCTCTCGATCAATGATTGCGGTAGCGGAATGGACGCCGCGACTTTAGCTAAGATCTTTGACCCATTCTTTACGACCAAGGGGGTGGGTAAAGGGACCGGTATGGGCCTGTCGGTGGTCCACGGTATCGTTGAGCAGTTTGGAGGTTTTATCATTGTCGACAGTACCCTCGGGCAAGGAACAACCTTTCACCTCTATTTTCGCACAGTCAAGGAGGCCGTCTCAGTGGCGGACGCAGAGACAACAGAACCTTTACCGCACGGTACAGGGAGGATTCTATTTGTTGATGATGAAGCGCAAATTGCATCGTTGAGCAAAGAACTGTTGGAAAGTCAGGGATATCAAACTATGACCACAAGCAGCAGCATTAAAGCTCTTGAAATTTTTAAGGACAACCCTGACCAGTTCGATCTGGTCATCACCGACCAAGCGATGCCGGAAATGACAGGACTAGAACTAACCCGAGAACTGCTAAAAATCAGGCCCGATATCCCCGTTATTCTCTGTAGCGGATACAGTGCCACGACTACCGAAGAAGTCGCTAAGGGCATGGGTGTGCGTGAATTCTGTATGAAACCTTTGGAGGCTGAACAACTCTTCACTGTGGTCAAAAGAGTATTGGCTGAGGCTGGGCGTTCTGTACCGTCAATTTGA
- the nuoF gene encoding NADH-quinone oxidoreductase subunit NuoF gives MSRIASVTALEEFRQEILSQRDPDKPCITLCSGSACMATGSGKVAAALEREIEKQGVSSEVVSRRTGCHGFCEQGPIVVIYPQGICYLRVQPEDIAEIISETIIGKRIVERLLYVDPNNGEKATREDDIPFYKNQQRLVLGSNRKIDPRSLEDYLAVEGYQALAKVLFQMTPEQVVGEVKDAKLRGRGGAGFPSGIKWDFARNAPGEQKYVVVNCDEGDPGAYMDRSVMEGNPFAVLEGLMIGAYAIGAHEGYVYVRQEYPLAVANLTVAIKKAEEAGLLGQNILGSGFDFTVKVHRGAGAFICGEETSLLNSLEGKAGEPNARPPFPAIKGLWGKPTNINNVETWANIPMIINKGAAFFSAIGTESSKGTKIFSLVGKVNNTGLVEVPMGASMRDIIFKIGGGVPDGKKFKAVQTGGPSGGCLPEKLLDIKVDFDELSKAGAMMGSGGMIVMDEDTCLVDIARYFLAFLSDESCGKCTPCREGIRQMLKILTNMTKGLGRPGDLELLLELAETTKGSSMCALGKTAPNPVLSTLNHFREEYEAHINEKRYPSLSCKALIAFHIAPEKCKGCGACFRKCPAEAIEGGKKRIHVILQEKCTKCGGCLEACPAVFGAVSKISGVPVPDAIPEEARAI, from the coding sequence ATGTCGAGGATAGCATCAGTTACCGCATTGGAAGAGTTTCGCCAGGAGATCCTCTCCCAGCGAGATCCCGATAAACCCTGTATTACGCTCTGTTCCGGCAGCGCCTGTATGGCCACCGGGAGTGGCAAGGTTGCCGCCGCCCTTGAGCGTGAAATCGAAAAACAGGGGGTTTCAAGCGAAGTGGTCTCCAGACGCACCGGTTGCCACGGCTTTTGTGAGCAGGGCCCGATTGTGGTTATTTACCCGCAGGGGATCTGCTACCTCAGGGTTCAGCCGGAGGATATCGCCGAAATCATCAGCGAGACGATCATCGGCAAGCGGATTGTCGAACGGCTGCTCTATGTCGATCCCAACAACGGTGAAAAAGCGACCCGCGAAGACGATATCCCATTCTACAAGAATCAGCAGCGCCTGGTGCTCGGCTCCAACCGCAAGATCGACCCCAGGAGTCTGGAGGATTATCTCGCCGTCGAAGGTTATCAGGCCCTCGCCAAGGTCCTCTTTCAGATGACGCCCGAACAGGTCGTTGGTGAAGTCAAGGATGCCAAGTTGCGCGGCCGTGGCGGTGCCGGCTTTCCCTCTGGAATCAAATGGGATTTTGCGCGCAATGCCCCCGGCGAACAGAAGTATGTGGTGGTCAACTGCGATGAAGGGGATCCGGGCGCCTACATGGACCGCTCGGTGATGGAAGGCAACCCCTTTGCTGTGCTTGAGGGCTTGATGATCGGCGCCTACGCCATCGGCGCGCATGAAGGCTACGTCTACGTGCGGCAGGAGTATCCGCTGGCGGTCGCCAACCTGACGGTCGCGATCAAAAAGGCAGAGGAAGCCGGCCTGCTCGGTCAGAATATTCTCGGTTCGGGCTTCGATTTCACGGTCAAGGTCCATCGCGGCGCCGGTGCCTTTATCTGTGGTGAAGAGACTTCATTGCTCAACTCACTGGAGGGGAAGGCGGGCGAACCGAATGCACGACCACCCTTCCCGGCGATCAAAGGCTTGTGGGGAAAACCAACCAATATCAATAATGTCGAAACCTGGGCCAATATCCCGATGATCATCAATAAGGGCGCCGCTTTCTTCAGCGCCATCGGTACGGAGAGCAGCAAGGGGACCAAGATCTTCTCGCTGGTCGGCAAGGTCAATAACACCGGCCTGGTCGAGGTGCCGATGGGGGCCTCGATGCGCGACATCATCTTCAAGATCGGCGGCGGGGTGCCCGACGGCAAAAAGTTCAAGGCGGTGCAGACCGGCGGACCCTCAGGCGGTTGTCTGCCGGAAAAACTGCTGGATATCAAGGTCGACTTTGACGAACTGAGCAAGGCGGGCGCGATGATGGGTTCCGGCGGGATGATCGTCATGGATGAGGATACCTGCCTGGTCGATATCGCCCGCTACTTCCTGGCCTTTTTGAGTGACGAGTCCTGCGGCAAATGTACACCCTGCCGCGAAGGGATCCGGCAGATGCTGAAGATCCTGACCAATATGACCAAAGGGTTGGGCCGCCCAGGAGATCTCGAACTATTGCTGGAGTTGGCCGAGACGACAAAGGGTTCTTCCATGTGCGCCTTAGGGAAGACCGCACCCAACCCGGTCTTGAGTACCCTGAACCATTTCCGCGAAGAGTATGAGGCGCATATTAACGAGAAGCGCTATCCATCCCTCTCGTGCAAGGCGTTGATTGCCTTTCATATCGCACCGGAGAAGTGCAAGGGCTGCGGAGCCTGTTTCCGGAAATGCCCGGCCGAAGCGATCGAAGGGGGTAAAAAGCGGATTCACGTCATCCTGCAAGAGAAGTGCACCAAGTGCGGCGGCTGCCTTGAAGCCTGCCCGGCGGTCTTCGGCGCAGTGAGCAAGATTTCCGGGGTCCCCGTCCCAGATGCCATTCCTGAAGAAGCAAGGGCCATATAA
- a CDS encoding PhnD/SsuA/transferrin family substrate-binding protein: protein MQRHVVLVAALLLFLSLLGCESDPQNTGPQYGSNPVSTEISVYRFAVHPLHNPAKLIESYQPLIDYLNANLKGGQLKLEASRNYADFEKKYQAREPAFLLPNPWQSLQAIQSGYRVIAMAGDPLDFKGVFIIRKDSGITRPADLKGQTVSYPSPTALAACIMPQYFLYEHGIDINREITNTYVGSQESAIDNVYLKKSVAGVTWPPPWRAYQKSHPVEAAALKVAWETGPLINNSVMVRDDIPAAIQAQVQTMLIRLNETEEGRAILSGMETALFTPAVDQDYDVVRPFIARFERNVRKVETP from the coding sequence ATGCAAAGACATGTGGTTCTGGTCGCGGCACTGCTTCTTTTCTTGTCACTACTTGGCTGCGAATCTGACCCGCAAAATACTGGTCCCCAATATGGCTCAAATCCCGTGTCCACAGAGATTTCCGTTTATCGTTTCGCCGTTCATCCCCTACATAATCCTGCCAAACTCATAGAGTCCTACCAACCTCTTATCGATTATCTAAATGCGAATTTAAAGGGAGGGCAGCTGAAACTTGAGGCTTCGCGAAACTACGCTGATTTCGAAAAAAAGTATCAGGCGCGCGAGCCGGCGTTTCTGCTGCCGAACCCCTGGCAGTCCCTGCAGGCCATTCAATCTGGCTACCGCGTTATCGCGATGGCCGGAGACCCCCTGGACTTCAAGGGGGTTTTCATCATCCGCAAGGACAGCGGGATCACCCGGCCGGCCGATCTAAAGGGTCAGACCGTCAGCTATCCCTCACCCACGGCTCTGGCCGCCTGCATCATGCCGCAATATTTTCTTTACGAGCATGGCATCGATATCAACCGGGAGATCACTAACACCTATGTTGGTTCCCAGGAATCCGCCATCGATAATGTTTACCTAAAAAAGTCGGTCGCTGGCGTGACTTGGCCACCACCATGGCGAGCTTATCAGAAGTCTCACCCCGTAGAAGCCGCCGCCTTAAAAGTTGCGTGGGAAACCGGACCGTTGATCAACAATTCCGTTATGGTCCGTGACGATATCCCCGCTGCCATTCAAGCGCAGGTACAAACAATGCTGATCAGACTCAATGAGACAGAAGAGGGTCGAGCGATCCTCTCTGGCATGGAGACCGCTCTGTTTACGCCAGCGGTGGATCAGGATTATGACGTAGTGCGCCCTTTCATTGCGCGCTTTGAGCGGAACGTACGCAAGGTGGAGACGCCGTGA
- a CDS encoding 2Fe-2S iron-sulfur cluster-binding protein, whose amino-acid sequence MNKISLQIDGKQITAEEGTTVLVAARSLGITIPTVCDHAQLAPYGACRVCTVEADANGRSNLVAACQYPVENGMVIRTKTEKLDKIRKLLLEQMLSHAPDSEPLQELARQYGADRNRFEQEASFCILCGLCVRYCAEVKQKHAISFFDRGAKREIAFLPEIAMQECWDCKECFPLCPTSALQAAYVLTESLLTPPDATVPSCGGGCSGKS is encoded by the coding sequence ATGAATAAAATCAGCCTGCAGATCGATGGAAAACAGATAACTGCCGAAGAAGGGACGACCGTTCTGGTGGCGGCGCGCAGCCTGGGGATCACGATTCCCACCGTTTGCGATCATGCACAACTGGCACCCTACGGGGCCTGCCGAGTCTGCACCGTTGAGGCGGATGCGAACGGTCGCTCCAATCTGGTCGCCGCCTGTCAGTATCCGGTCGAAAACGGGATGGTCATCAGGACCAAAACTGAAAAGCTCGACAAGATCCGCAAGCTGCTGCTGGAGCAGATGCTCTCGCACGCTCCCGACTCCGAACCCCTGCAGGAATTGGCCAGACAGTATGGCGCAGACCGCAACCGGTTTGAGCAGGAAGCTTCGTTCTGTATTCTCTGCGGTCTATGTGTGAGATACTGCGCCGAGGTCAAGCAGAAGCACGCCATCAGCTTTTTCGACCGCGGCGCCAAACGCGAGATCGCATTTTTACCGGAGATCGCCATGCAGGAATGCTGGGACTGCAAAGAATGTTTTCCGCTCTGCCCCACCTCGGCGCTGCAGGCCGCGTACGTTTTAACTGAATCGTTGCTGACGCCTCCTGATGCAACTGTCCCGTCGTGCGGAGGAGGCTGTTCGGGCAAGTCTTAA
- a CDS encoding class II aldolase/adducin family protein — MLKLLNKYAQKMVTHGLCSAGSPLIGGVNDAVVWNRADPLTPELENVIAGLNINSLIFARPAEPFFSILNYHCRHSASEFIPEDTETRTFLHAIPVARSLTAAEIVPLLQKRKGCVVEGQGIISFGTVSPEQAFVVFSSIIFSAFVKFFVDYAYALNKGTPDEETAKMLPVVLAAYERFLPEVPTAELEAGDFSTEDEIVRAMIQAGHATVNARMVDSFFGNISYFANDSIYISQTGSSLDELEGCIDACPLDDSACTGITASSELLAHRDIYLGGDNRAILHGHPKFSVIMSMLCFEPDCQNRGKCHIRCDKPRFIGDIPVIPGEVGTGPRGLSNTLPPAVRGRRGAIVYGHGVFTLGNQDFRDAFAHLAAIETLSRNAYLKLISAPAEASPHS; from the coding sequence ATGCTGAAGCTGCTGAACAAATATGCTCAGAAAATGGTGACCCATGGCTTATGCTCCGCCGGTTCGCCCCTGATCGGCGGGGTAAATGACGCCGTGGTCTGGAACCGCGCCGACCCGCTGACCCCCGAACTGGAAAACGTCATCGCCGGCCTCAACATCAACAGCCTGATCTTTGCCCGGCCAGCGGAGCCGTTCTTCAGCATTCTCAACTATCACTGTCGCCACAGCGCCAGCGAGTTCATTCCAGAAGACACCGAGACCCGCACCTTTCTGCATGCGATCCCGGTGGCGCGCTCCCTGACCGCCGCTGAGATCGTCCCGCTGCTGCAAAAGCGCAAGGGCTGCGTCGTCGAGGGACAGGGGATTATCAGCTTCGGCACGGTCAGCCCGGAGCAGGCCTTTGTCGTCTTCAGCTCGATCATCTTCTCCGCCTTCGTGAAGTTCTTTGTCGATTACGCCTATGCGCTCAACAAAGGAACCCCGGATGAAGAAACGGCAAAAATGCTGCCCGTGGTGCTGGCCGCCTATGAGCGATTTTTACCTGAGGTTCCAACAGCAGAACTTGAAGCGGGGGATTTTTCAACTGAGGATGAAATTGTGCGGGCCATGATCCAGGCCGGGCATGCGACGGTTAACGCACGGATGGTCGATTCATTCTTCGGCAACATCTCCTACTTCGCCAACGACAGCATCTATATCAGCCAGACCGGGTCTTCACTCGACGAGCTTGAAGGCTGTATCGACGCCTGCCCGCTGGATGATTCGGCCTGTACCGGGATCACCGCCTCCAGCGAGCTGCTGGCGCACCGCGATATCTACCTGGGTGGCGACAACCGCGCGATCCTCCACGGCCACCCCAAATTCAGCGTCATCATGTCGATGCTCTGCTTTGAACCCGACTGTCAAAATCGCGGCAAATGTCATATCCGCTGTGACAAGCCGCGCTTTATCGGCGATATCCCGGTGATTCCCGGCGAGGTCGGCACAGGGCCCAGAGGCCTCAGCAACACCCTGCCACCCGCCGTGCGCGGCCGCCGCGGCGCCATCGTCTACGGCCACGGCGTCTTCACCCTCGGCAACCAGGATTTCCGCGATGCCTTTGCCCATCTCGCGGCGATCGAAACGCTGAGCCGCAATGCCTACCTGAAGCTGATTTCTGCCCCGGCCGAGGCCTCGCCACACAGTTAA
- the fdhD gene encoding formate dehydrogenase accessory sulfurtransferase FdhD has translation MVGRAARKIIRVAKGQREEAERGVVEEFPLRLRINDRDLATLVCSPQQLNFLVAGFLLLQGFINSLDDILSMGICSEFGLAELRIRNDLPQQLQPTLTSGCGTGISYNLPQNLLDLSRQQPHTYKSAGLFRLMKELQEQAEQYRSHGGIHSAAIGDGDHLLLYAEDIGRHNTFDRLAGEALFKKIELHGRMLVTSGRVSTEMVAKAARLGIGLIASRTSPTDKAIDLCEQAGITLVGYLRGNTFEIFSHPQQLN, from the coding sequence ATGGTAGGACGAGCCGCGCGCAAAATTATCCGGGTTGCAAAGGGACAAAGGGAAGAGGCGGAACGCGGAGTGGTCGAGGAATTTCCCCTGCGCCTCAGAATCAATGATCGTGATCTGGCGACCCTGGTTTGTTCCCCGCAGCAGCTCAATTTTCTGGTCGCCGGATTTCTGTTGCTGCAGGGGTTCATCAACAGCCTTGACGATATCCTCAGCATGGGGATCTGCTCCGAGTTTGGTCTGGCCGAACTCCGCATCCGCAACGACTTGCCGCAACAGTTGCAACCGACCCTGACATCCGGCTGCGGCACCGGGATCTCCTACAATCTTCCCCAGAATCTGCTCGATCTTTCCCGGCAACAGCCGCACACCTACAAGAGCGCGGGGCTGTTCCGTCTGATGAAAGAGTTGCAGGAGCAGGCCGAACAGTATCGCAGCCACGGCGGTATCCATTCTGCCGCCATCGGTGACGGTGACCACCTGTTGCTCTATGCCGAAGATATCGGTCGCCATAACACCTTTGACCGCCTGGCCGGCGAAGCTCTGTTCAAAAAAATTGAACTTCACGGCAGAATGCTGGTCACCTCCGGACGGGTCTCGACTGAAATGGTCGCCAAGGCCGCGCGCCTCGGAATCGGCCTGATCGCCTCACGCACCTCCCCCACCGACAAAGCCATCGACCTCTGCGAACAGGCCGGCATCACCCTGGTCGGCTACCTGCGCGGCAATACTTTCGAAATCTTCAGCCATCCTCAGCAGTTGAATTAG
- the sodN gene encoding superoxide dismutase, Ni — MKLLTRTIQQFFPAAKTVSAHCDGPCGVYDPASARIAAEAVLSMTKKILAIDTKDHSHATANSLSRFISIKEEQAHLAKTDLLVLWTDYFKPPHLEKYPDLHDTFWKAAKLCSAVKVEVSLEKAEALMKAVHKIHDIFWATKGREVPYYTAG, encoded by the coding sequence ATGAAGCTTTTGACCCGTACTATTCAACAATTTTTTCCAGCTGCAAAAACAGTCAGTGCCCACTGTGATGGCCCCTGCGGGGTTTATGATCCTGCCTCGGCCCGTATCGCCGCCGAAGCTGTGCTCTCTATGACTAAAAAAATTCTGGCCATCGATACCAAAGACCACAGCCACGCCACCGCCAACAGCCTGTCGCGGTTTATCAGCATCAAGGAAGAGCAGGCCCATCTGGCCAAGACCGATCTGCTCGTGCTCTGGACCGACTATTTCAAACCGCCGCACCTGGAAAAGTACCCCGATCTGCATGACACCTTCTGGAAGGCGGCCAAGCTCTGCTCGGCGGTTAAGGTCGAGGTCAGTCTGGAAAAAGCCGAGGCATTGATGAAGGCCGTCCACAAGATCCACGACATCTTCTGGGCAACCAAGGGGCGCGAGGTCCCTTATTACACTGCCGGCTGA
- a CDS encoding aldehyde ferredoxin oxidoreductase family protein, giving the protein MHGWTGKILQVNLTDKTTEELRLPPETYLNNIGGKGLAGELLFEHLGHRWDDPQMSLAFMTGPLNNTSSPTSGRMTVMSRSPLTGAICDASVGGKMGTILKRAGYDGIVVTGQSEGWCGLNISDTGVTFSNATHLTGLPVSTIHARLSDVPAMQNGAHAMVGPAAENGVRYAAIVFDGHYFAGRGGLGLVMAAKKLKHISVCGSLKTEVFERAELKGAQEEIYRLVAASPVLTGDLGITHYGTGALYDLIGSRRMMPTHNFRQTWFEHAPTMNAHAYKQQYDTKKFGCAGCHILCKKIGAKGEIIPEFETMSHFSALLGNQDLEAVVEANQICNEAGMDTISAAVSLATSAELSGQVLTPESFLKLLREIAAGTGAGATLGQGALRFATAAGRPEIAMVSKGLEFPAYDPRGALGMALAYATSTRGGCHLRAYPISHEILRKPVATDRFSLSGKARIIKISEDLNAVVDSLTACKFLFFAASLEEYARALNAVTGMQTSAQQLLKVGERIYYRERIINARNGFSAADDDIPARFFAESGSSSESIRVLPVDRDEFLQERAAYYRIRGLDENGLPTPHKAAELGLSC; this is encoded by the coding sequence GTGCACGGCTGGACCGGAAAAATCCTGCAAGTCAACCTGACCGATAAAACCACGGAGGAGCTGCGTCTGCCGCCGGAGACCTACCTGAACAACATCGGCGGCAAGGGGCTGGCCGGTGAACTGCTGTTCGAACATCTCGGCCACCGCTGGGACGACCCGCAGATGTCGCTAGCCTTCATGACCGGACCGCTCAACAACACCTCTTCGCCGACCTCGGGCCGCATGACCGTGATGTCGCGCTCACCCTTAACGGGAGCGATCTGTGACGCTTCGGTCGGCGGGAAGATGGGGACGATTCTCAAGCGCGCCGGCTACGACGGGATTGTCGTTACGGGACAGAGCGAAGGCTGGTGTGGACTGAACATCAGTGATACCGGGGTTACATTCAGCAACGCGACCCACCTGACCGGTCTGCCGGTTTCGACGATCCATGCCCGTCTATCAGACGTTCCCGCAATGCAGAATGGCGCGCACGCCATGGTCGGTCCGGCCGCTGAAAACGGCGTGCGCTACGCCGCGATTGTCTTCGATGGCCATTATTTTGCCGGGCGGGGCGGGCTGGGGCTGGTGATGGCCGCAAAAAAACTGAAACATATCTCGGTCTGCGGCAGCCTCAAGACCGAGGTCTTTGAACGCGCTGAGCTCAAAGGGGCGCAGGAAGAGATCTACCGCCTGGTTGCCGCCTCACCGGTTTTGACGGGCGATCTGGGGATCACCCACTACGGCACCGGGGCGCTCTACGATCTGATCGGCAGCCGACGCATGATGCCGACCCATAATTTTCGCCAGACCTGGTTTGAGCATGCGCCGACAATGAACGCCCATGCCTATAAACAGCAGTACGACACGAAAAAATTCGGCTGTGCAGGCTGCCATATCCTGTGTAAAAAGATCGGCGCCAAAGGGGAGATCATCCCCGAATTCGAGACCATGTCGCACTTCAGCGCCCTGCTCGGTAACCAGGATCTGGAGGCGGTGGTGGAAGCCAACCAGATCTGCAACGAAGCGGGGATGGATACGATCTCCGCCGCAGTCAGCCTGGCGACCTCTGCAGAGCTCAGCGGACAGGTTCTGACCCCGGAATCATTTCTGAAGCTGCTTCGAGAAATCGCCGCAGGCACTGGCGCGGGTGCCACGCTTGGTCAGGGCGCCCTGCGCTTCGCCACAGCGGCGGGCCGACCGGAGATCGCGATGGTCTCAAAAGGGCTGGAGTTCCCCGCCTACGATCCCCGCGGCGCTTTAGGGATGGCGCTGGCCTATGCCACCTCGACGCGTGGCGGCTGTCATTTGCGCGCCTACCCGATCTCCCATGAAATTTTGCGCAAGCCGGTCGCCACCGACCGCTTTTCGTTGAGCGGCAAGGCGCGCATCATCAAAATCAGTGAAGATCTGAATGCGGTGGTCGATTCCCTGACCGCCTGCAAGTTTCTGTTCTTTGCCGCCTCCTTGGAAGAATACGCCCGCGCCTTAAATGCGGTGACCGGGATGCAGACCTCCGCCCAGCAACTGCTCAAGGTCGGCGAACGGATCTACTACCGCGAACGGATCATCAACGCGCGCAACGGCTTTAGTGCCGCTGACGATGATATTCCGGCGCGCTTTTTTGCCGAGAGCGGCAGCAGCAGCGAATCGATCCGGGTCTTGCCAGTCGACCGTGACGAATTTTTGCAGGAGCGGGCGGCCTATTACCGCATCCGCGGGCTGGATGAAAACGGTCTGCCGACACCCCATAAAGCCGCCGAACTGGGGCTGTCATGCTGA